One window from the genome of Streptomyces sp. NBC_01476 encodes:
- the mshB gene encoding N-acetyl-1-D-myo-inositol-2-amino-2-deoxy-alpha-D-glucopyranoside deacetylase: protein MTDLPARRLLLVHAHPDDETINNGVTMAKYAAEGALVTLVTCTLGEEGEVIPPELAHLAADRDNTLGDYRIGELADAMTELGVKDHRFLGGAGRYRDSGMMGVEQNDDPGCFWQADLDEAAGHLAEVILDVRPQALVTYDDNGGYGHPDHIQAHRVALRGYELAADQGHRIARVYEICTPRSVLEAGFRRLAEAGKDFPFGGVATVDDVPGVVDDDQVTVAIDGTRYEDRKTAAMRAHASQIAVDGPFFALSNDLGQPYFASEYYRQVRGEALPAPEGRWADDLFEPPAGGAA, encoded by the coding sequence ATGACCGATCTACCCGCCAGGCGGCTGCTGCTCGTCCACGCCCATCCGGACGACGAGACGATCAACAACGGCGTCACGATGGCCAAGTACGCCGCCGAGGGGGCGCTCGTCACCCTCGTCACCTGCACCCTCGGCGAGGAGGGCGAGGTGATCCCGCCGGAGCTGGCCCATCTGGCAGCCGACCGGGACAACACCCTCGGCGACTACCGGATCGGTGAACTCGCGGACGCCATGACGGAGTTGGGCGTCAAGGACCATCGCTTCCTGGGCGGCGCGGGGCGCTACCGCGACTCCGGGATGATGGGCGTCGAGCAGAACGACGACCCCGGCTGCTTCTGGCAGGCGGACCTGGACGAGGCGGCCGGCCACCTCGCCGAGGTCATCCTCGACGTCCGGCCGCAGGCCCTGGTCACCTATGACGACAACGGCGGCTACGGCCACCCCGACCACATCCAGGCCCACCGGGTCGCCTTGCGCGGCTACGAACTCGCCGCCGACCAGGGCCACCGGATCGCCCGGGTCTACGAGATCTGCACCCCCCGCTCGGTGCTCGAAGCCGGCTTCCGGCGGCTCGCCGAGGCCGGCAAGGACTTCCCCTTCGGCGGCGTGGCGACCGTCGACGACGTACCGGGCGTGGTCGACGACGACCAGGTGACGGTCGCGATCGACGGCACCCGGTACGAGGACCGCAAGACCGCGGCGATGCGCGCGCACGCCAGCCAGATCGCGGTGGACGGCCCGTTCTTCGCGCTCTCCAACGACCTCGGGCAGCCGTACTTCGCCTCCGAGTACTACCGGCAGGTGCGCGGCGAGGCGCTGCCCGCGCCGGAAGGCCGCTGGGCCGACGACCTCTTCGAGCCGCCGGCCGGCGGCGCCGCGTGA
- a CDS encoding S9 family peptidase, whose protein sequence is MTQLSFPRQSARTQRFSLGAPRSFAVSGDGERVAFLRARSGTERTQLLWVLDLVPGGGERAVADPAELLEGGAERLSAAERARRERSREKSAGVVGYAVDAAMETAAFPLSGRLFVAGLRPGAAGPRELIVPGPVVDPRPSPDGRWVAYTSGGALRVVETGGSGDRAIAEPDGDEVTWGLAEFVAAEEMDRSRGFWWAPDSTALLAARVDESPVRRWWISEPAHPERTPVQVAYPAAGTPNAEVSLALFGLDGARREVLWDRERYPYLADVHWSAAGPPLLLVQARDQREQCCLAVDTATGGTVPVATEEDRIWLDLFPGSPGRNTAGELVRITDEPTDGGAARVLKVGERTLTGGELHLRAVLDVGRQDVLVSASAGERAAAPETGEVHVYRVSEEGVVRVSGSPGVHTAVRSGELTVLTSTALDRPGPRTVVLRGGVQVAEVATLTQVPSVTARPRLLEAGERRIPAAVLLPAGYAEGDGPLPVLLDPYGGPHGQRVYAAHNAFAESQWFADQGFAVIVADGRGTPGRSPAWEKSIAGDFAGVSVADQIDALHALAGAYPLDLGRVGIRGWSYGGYLAALAVLRRPDVFHAAVVGAPVTDLRMYDTHYMERYLGHPDERPEVYAHNSVVTEDGGIRDLAEPARPMMVVHGLADDNVVVAHSLRLSSALLAAGRPHQMLPLSGVTHMTPQEQVAENLLLLQVDFLKRSLS, encoded by the coding sequence ATGACCCAGCTCTCATTCCCCCGGCAGAGCGCCAGGACCCAGCGGTTCAGCCTCGGGGCGCCGCGCTCCTTCGCCGTCTCCGGGGACGGGGAGCGGGTGGCGTTCCTGCGGGCCAGGTCCGGGACCGAGCGGACCCAGCTGCTGTGGGTGCTCGATCTGGTGCCCGGCGGCGGCGAACGGGCCGTCGCGGACCCGGCGGAGCTGCTGGAGGGCGGCGCGGAGCGGCTGTCGGCGGCCGAGCGGGCCCGGCGCGAGCGCAGCCGGGAGAAGTCCGCCGGCGTGGTGGGTTACGCGGTGGACGCCGCCATGGAGACGGCCGCCTTCCCGCTCTCCGGGCGGCTGTTCGTCGCCGGGCTGCGGCCGGGCGCGGCCGGCCCGCGCGAACTGATCGTGCCGGGCCCTGTGGTGGACCCCCGGCCGTCACCGGACGGGCGCTGGGTGGCTTACACGTCGGGCGGCGCGCTGCGGGTGGTGGAGACGGGCGGTTCCGGTGACCGGGCGATCGCCGAGCCGGACGGCGACGAAGTGACGTGGGGGCTGGCGGAGTTCGTCGCGGCCGAGGAGATGGACCGCAGCCGCGGCTTCTGGTGGGCGCCGGACAGTACGGCGCTGCTGGCCGCCCGGGTGGACGAGTCCCCGGTGCGGCGGTGGTGGATCTCCGAGCCCGCGCACCCGGAGCGGACCCCGGTGCAGGTGGCCTATCCGGCGGCCGGCACGCCGAACGCGGAGGTGTCGCTTGCCCTGTTCGGGCTCGACGGCGCCCGCCGCGAAGTGCTCTGGGACCGCGAGCGGTATCCGTATCTCGCGGACGTGCACTGGTCGGCGGCCGGTCCGCCGCTGCTGCTGGTGCAGGCCAGGGACCAGCGCGAGCAGTGCTGTCTCGCGGTGGACACGGCGACCGGCGGCACCGTGCCGGTGGCGACCGAGGAAGATCGAATTTGGCTTGATCTTTTTCCTGGTTCCCCGGGCCGGAACACGGCAGGCGAGCTCGTCCGGATTACGGACGAGCCCACGGACGGCGGGGCGGCCCGCGTCCTGAAGGTGGGGGAGCGGACGCTGACCGGCGGGGAGCTGCACCTGCGGGCGGTGCTCGACGTCGGCCGCCAGGACGTCCTGGTGTCCGCGTCGGCTGGTGAGCGGGCGGCGGCGCCCGAGACCGGCGAAGTGCATGTCTACCGGGTGAGCGAGGAGGGCGTGGTCCGGGTGAGTGGGTCGCCCGGCGTCCACACCGCGGTGCGCTCCGGTGAGCTGACGGTGCTCACCTCGACCGCGCTCGACCGTCCCGGCCCGCGCACGGTGGTGCTCCGCGGCGGCGTCCAGGTCGCCGAGGTGGCCACCTTGACGCAGGTGCCCTCGGTGACCGCCCGCCCGCGGCTGCTGGAGGCCGGCGAGCGCCGGATCCCGGCCGCGGTGCTGCTGCCGGCCGGTTACGCGGAGGGCGACGGCCCGCTGCCGGTGCTGCTCGACCCGTACGGCGGCCCGCACGGCCAGCGGGTGTACGCGGCGCACAACGCGTTCGCGGAGTCGCAGTGGTTCGCCGACCAGGGGTTCGCGGTGATCGTGGCGGACGGCCGCGGCACCCCGGGCCGCTCGCCGGCCTGGGAGAAGTCGATCGCCGGTGACTTCGCCGGGGTGTCGGTGGCGGACCAGATCGACGCGCTGCACGCGCTGGCCGGCGCGTACCCGCTGGACCTCGGCCGGGTGGGTATCCGCGGCTGGTCGTACGGCGGGTATCTCGCCGCGCTCGCGGTGCTCCGCCGTCCGGACGTCTTCCACGCGGCCGTGGTCGGTGCGCCGGTGACCGATCTGCGGATGTACGACACCCACTACATGGAGCGTTACCTCGGCCACCCGGACGAGCGGCCGGAGGTGTACGCGCACAACTCGGTGGTCACCGAGGACGGCGGCATCCGGGACCTGGCCGAGCCGGCCCGGCCGATGATGGTCGTGCACGGCCTCGCCGATGACAACGTGGTGGTGGCGCACAGCCTGCGGCTCTCGTCCGCGCTGCTGGCGGCCGGCCGGCCGCACCAGATGCTGCCGCTGTCCGGTGTGACACACATGACACCGCAGGAGCAGGTGGCCGAGAATCTGCTGCTGCTCCAGGTGGACTTCCTCAAGCGTTCCTTGAGTTGA
- a CDS encoding ABC transporter ATP-binding protein → MTTLTKPEAEPTPQGSEHFLSVRDLYVQFATEDGTVKAVDGLSFDLDQGKTLGIVGESGSGKSVTNLAILGLHNPRNTTISGEIVLDGQELTGASERTLEKLRGKKMSMVFQDSLTALSPYYTVGRQIAEPYMKHMGASKKEARARAIEMLARVGIPQPKTRVDDYPHQFSGGMRQRAMIAMALVCDPALVIADEPTTALDVTVQAQILDLLKDLQQESGTSIILITHDLGVIANTADDVVVMYAGRAVERGTVRDILKTPEHPYAWGLLGSIPRLTASVDVPLMPIPGSPPSLLNPPSGCPFHTRCAFTGEVPGDRCTTERPLLPAGRGSACHLTPEQKQTIFTEQIQPRLR, encoded by the coding sequence GTGACCACTTTGACGAAGCCCGAGGCCGAACCGACGCCTCAGGGATCCGAGCACTTCCTCTCTGTGCGCGATCTGTACGTCCAGTTCGCCACCGAGGACGGCACCGTGAAGGCCGTCGACGGGCTCTCCTTCGACCTTGACCAGGGCAAGACCCTCGGCATCGTGGGCGAATCCGGCTCCGGGAAGTCCGTGACGAACCTGGCCATCCTCGGCCTGCACAACCCGCGCAACACCACCATCTCCGGTGAGATCGTCCTGGACGGCCAGGAGCTCACCGGCGCGTCCGAGCGGACGCTGGAGAAGCTGCGCGGCAAGAAGATGTCCATGGTCTTCCAGGACTCGCTGACCGCCCTGTCGCCGTACTACACCGTCGGCCGGCAGATCGCCGAGCCCTACATGAAGCACATGGGCGCCTCCAAGAAGGAAGCCCGCGCACGGGCGATCGAGATGCTGGCCCGGGTCGGCATCCCGCAGCCCAAGACCCGGGTGGACGACTACCCGCACCAGTTCTCCGGCGGTATGCGCCAGCGCGCGATGATCGCCATGGCCCTGGTCTGCGACCCGGCCCTGGTGATCGCCGACGAGCCGACCACCGCGCTGGACGTCACCGTGCAGGCCCAGATCCTGGACCTGCTCAAGGACCTCCAGCAGGAGAGCGGCACCTCGATCATCCTGATCACCCACGACCTCGGGGTGATCGCCAACACCGCCGACGATGTGGTGGTGATGTACGCGGGCCGCGCCGTGGAACGCGGCACCGTCCGCGACATCCTCAAGACGCCCGAGCACCCCTACGCCTGGGGCCTGCTGGGGTCCATACCCCGGCTGACCGCCTCGGTCGACGTCCCGCTGATGCCGATCCCCGGGTCGCCGCCCAGTCTGCTCAACCCGCCGTCCGGATGCCCCTTCCACACCCGGTGCGCGTTCACCGGCGAGGTGCCCGGTGACCGCTGCACCACCGAGCGGCCGCTGCTGCCGGCCGGGCGGGGCTCGGCGTGCCACCTCACGCCGGAGCAGAAGCAGACCATTTTCACAGAGCAGATCCAGCCGCGGCTGCGCTGA
- a CDS encoding ABC transporter ATP-binding protein has translation MSEQTLDKVPAPRPASGETLLEVSGLEKYFPITGGALFRRRVGDVRAVDGVDFTIGAGESLGMVGESGCGKSTTGRLVTRLLEPTAGKVSYAGQDISHLSRRELAPIRSEIQMIFQDPYASLNPRQTVGSIISAPMEINNVNPAGGRERRVRELLEIVGLNPEHYNRFPHEFSGGQRQRIGVARALALDPKLIVADEPVSALDVSIQAQVVNLLQNVQKELGIAFLFIAHDLAIVRHFSQRIAVMYLGKIVEIGDRDSIYNGPRHPYTHALLSAAPEADPDDDGRERIRLAGDVPSPINPPSGCRFRTRCWKAQDKCATEEPPLVQISGNADGHLTACHFPEEPTIAARDEDIVLDPALVAIEEETDKTL, from the coding sequence ATGAGTGAACAGACCCTGGACAAGGTCCCGGCACCGCGTCCCGCCTCCGGCGAGACCCTGCTGGAGGTCAGCGGGCTGGAGAAGTACTTCCCGATCACCGGCGGCGCGCTCTTCCGGCGCCGGGTCGGCGACGTACGGGCCGTCGACGGCGTCGACTTCACCATCGGCGCCGGTGAGTCGCTGGGCATGGTCGGCGAGTCCGGCTGCGGGAAGTCCACCACCGGGCGGCTGGTGACCCGGCTGCTGGAGCCCACCGCCGGCAAGGTCAGCTACGCCGGGCAGGACATCAGCCACCTCAGCCGCCGCGAACTGGCGCCGATCAGGTCCGAGATCCAGATGATCTTCCAGGACCCGTACGCGTCGCTGAACCCGCGGCAGACGGTCGGCAGCATCATCTCCGCGCCGATGGAGATCAACAACGTCAACCCGGCCGGCGGCCGGGAGCGGCGGGTCCGGGAGCTGCTGGAGATCGTCGGCCTCAACCCCGAGCACTACAACCGCTTCCCGCACGAGTTCTCCGGCGGCCAGCGGCAGCGCATCGGCGTGGCCCGGGCACTGGCCCTGGACCCGAAGCTGATCGTGGCCGACGAGCCGGTCTCCGCGCTCGACGTGTCCATCCAGGCGCAGGTCGTCAACCTGCTGCAGAACGTGCAGAAGGAACTCGGGATCGCGTTCCTCTTCATCGCCCACGACCTGGCGATCGTCCGGCACTTCTCGCAGCGCATCGCGGTCATGTACCTGGGCAAGATCGTGGAGATCGGCGACCGGGACTCGATCTACAACGGCCCCCGCCACCCGTACACCCACGCGCTGCTCTCCGCGGCCCCCGAGGCCGACCCGGACGACGACGGCAGGGAGCGGATCCGGCTGGCCGGTGACGTCCCGTCGCCGATCAACCCGCCGTCCGGCTGCCGCTTCCGCACCCGCTGCTGGAAGGCGCAGGACAAGTGCGCGACGGAGGAGCCGCCGCTCGTGCAGATCAGCGGGAACGCGGACGGTCACCTGACCGCCTGCCACTTCCCGGAGGAGCCGACGATCGCGGCGCGGGACGAGGACATCGTCCTCGACCCGGCACTCGTCGCGATCGAGGAGGAGACTGACAAGACCCTTTGA
- a CDS encoding DUF6113 family protein: protein MAARRLRIAAYVVLGVFGALVAAAGALIQDGWFPGGLLLGLAGCAALFYGGVTLTRTRVGAVVPAAVWLVCVLVLSTSRPEGDFLFAAGVGPYIYLLGGAMLAVICATVPQLPPSGPNTA from the coding sequence ATGGCCGCCCGGCGGCTGCGGATCGCCGCGTATGTCGTGCTCGGTGTCTTCGGCGCCCTGGTCGCCGCGGCCGGTGCGCTGATCCAGGACGGCTGGTTCCCCGGCGGGCTGCTGCTGGGCCTCGCCGGGTGCGCGGCGCTCTTCTACGGCGGGGTGACGCTCACCAGGACCCGGGTCGGGGCCGTGGTGCCCGCCGCGGTGTGGCTGGTGTGCGTTCTGGTGCTCAGTACGTCCCGGCCGGAAGGTGACTTCCTGTTCGCGGCCGGCGTCGGACCGTACATCTACCTGCTCGGGGGCGCGATGCTGGCGGTGATCTGCGCCACGGTGCCCCAACTGCCCCCATCAGGCCCGAATACCGCCTGA
- a CDS encoding ABC transporter permease, with amino-acid sequence MLRFLSRRVLGAIVILVLISLVTYLLFFVLPSDPALLACGKNCSNKDLVAAIHHRMGLDQPIYQQYWNYMSGIFAGRHMPDGQNCPAPCFGFSFANDQPIWPTIADRYPTTLSLAIGGSAAFLIIGVGLGMLSAWQQGKTFDRVASSISLVGNSVQIYFIGPLAIALFADNLGWLNHGHDPTWSSDPTGSFSGLVLPCLVMSVIFWSNYSRQTRSLMVEQLGEDHIRTARAKGMGSKYVFYRYALRGAAASIITIFGIDLGSVFGGAIITEATFGLHGLGTLAVNAVYTADLPLEMAVMLFSASAIVIFNIVVDSAYALIDPRIRLA; translated from the coding sequence ATGCTCCGTTTCCTCTCACGACGCGTACTTGGCGCGATCGTCATTCTTGTGCTCATCAGCCTGGTCACGTATCTCTTGTTCTTCGTGCTGCCCTCGGACCCGGCGCTGCTCGCCTGTGGCAAGAACTGCTCCAACAAGGACCTGGTCGCCGCGATCCACCACCGCATGGGGCTGGACCAACCGATCTACCAGCAGTACTGGAACTACATGAGCGGCATCTTCGCCGGCCGCCACATGCCCGACGGGCAGAACTGCCCCGCACCGTGCTTCGGCTTCTCCTTCGCCAACGACCAGCCGATCTGGCCGACCATCGCCGACCGCTACCCGACCACGCTGTCGCTGGCCATCGGCGGCTCCGCCGCGTTCCTGATCATCGGCGTCGGCCTGGGCATGCTCTCGGCCTGGCAGCAGGGCAAGACCTTCGACCGCGTCGCCAGCTCCATCTCGCTGGTCGGCAACTCGGTGCAGATCTACTTCATCGGCCCGCTGGCCATCGCCCTCTTCGCCGACAATCTCGGCTGGCTCAACCACGGACACGACCCGACGTGGTCCTCCGACCCCACCGGCTCGTTCTCCGGTCTGGTCCTGCCCTGCCTGGTCATGTCGGTGATCTTCTGGTCCAACTACAGCCGGCAGACCCGCTCCCTGATGGTCGAGCAGCTCGGTGAGGACCACATCCGCACCGCCCGCGCCAAGGGCATGGGCTCGAAGTACGTCTTCTACAGATACGCGCTGCGCGGCGCCGCCGCGTCGATCATCACGATCTTCGGTATCGACCTCGGGTCCGTCTTCGGCGGCGCGATCATCACCGAGGCCACCTTCGGCCTGCACGGGCTCGGCACGCTCGCCGTCAACGCGGTCTACACCGCGGACCTGCCACTGGAAATGGCGGTCATGCTCTTCAGCGCCAGCGCCATCGTGATCTTCAACATCGTCGTCGACTCCGCGTACGCCCTTATCGACCCGCGGATCCGGCTCGCCTGA
- a CDS encoding ABC transporter ATP-binding protein, translating to MTATAAVNTTKGGGALGQGEPVVSFSDVNKSFGAVRAVAELSLSLYPGETVALLGPNGAGKSTALDLLLGLKNADSGAVRVFGSTPAQAIAAGRVGAMLQSGGLMEEVTVKEIVTLACDLHPKRYPVDRVLAAAEITDIADRKVNKLSGGQEQRVRFALATAGANDLIVLDEPTTGMDVSARQAFWATMRTQVEQGRTVLFATHYLEEADAIADRVLVLHHGRLIADGTAAEIKARAGARRITFDLEGPIDEDALRALPHLVGLDLTGSTVRIRSDDADATMHAVYGLGLYPRNLEVSGLGLEQAFLAITDAATAEEAEIR from the coding sequence ATGACCGCAACCGCAGCCGTGAACACCACGAAAGGCGGAGGAGCCCTGGGGCAGGGCGAGCCCGTCGTCAGCTTCTCCGATGTGAACAAGAGCTTCGGCGCCGTACGGGCGGTGGCCGAGCTGAGCCTGAGCCTGTATCCCGGCGAGACGGTGGCACTGCTCGGGCCGAACGGCGCCGGGAAGTCCACCGCGCTCGACCTGCTGCTCGGGCTGAAGAACGCCGACAGCGGCGCGGTGCGGGTGTTCGGGTCCACCCCGGCCCAGGCGATCGCCGCCGGACGGGTCGGCGCGATGCTGCAGAGCGGCGGCCTGATGGAAGAGGTCACCGTCAAGGAGATCGTCACACTCGCCTGCGACCTGCACCCGAAGCGGTATCCGGTGGACCGGGTGCTGGCCGCCGCCGAGATCACCGACATCGCAGACCGCAAGGTCAACAAGCTCTCCGGCGGCCAGGAGCAGCGGGTGCGGTTCGCCCTCGCCACGGCGGGCGCCAACGACCTGATCGTGCTCGACGAGCCGACCACCGGGATGGACGTCAGCGCCCGGCAGGCGTTCTGGGCCACCATGCGCACCCAGGTCGAGCAGGGCAGGACCGTACTCTTCGCCACCCACTACCTGGAGGAGGCGGACGCCATCGCGGACCGTGTCCTCGTCCTGCACCACGGCCGGCTGATCGCCGACGGCACCGCCGCCGAGATCAAGGCGCGGGCCGGCGCCCGCCGGATCACCTTCGACCTCGAAGGACCCATCGACGAGGACGCGTTGCGCGCACTGCCGCACCTGGTCGGCCTCGACCTCACCGGCTCCACCGTGCGGATCCGCTCCGACGACGCGGACGCGACGATGCACGCGGTCTACGGGCTCGGCCTCTACCCGCGGAATCTGGAGGTCTCCGGGCTCGGCCTGGAGCAGGCGTTCCTCGCCATCACCGACGCGGCGACCGCCGAGGAGGCGGAGATCCGATGA
- a CDS encoding ABC transporter substrate-binding protein — MRNSRARLAAAIVAAGALSLTAACSSGGGGGDTGSKGGSAAPTKAPVPNYGLGTAADSTGPAPAVPGAVKGGTVQDLDQAGFDYLDPAQQYVSDQLSVSTLYSRTLTGYKIDPSSGKTILVGDLATDTGKMSDGGKTWTYTLKDGLKYDDGTAITSKDIKYSIERLYADFETQGPQYIQSWLYGPDYRKLYKGPYSGQEIPDSILATPDAKTIVFHFKDVHTDAPYAMAMPVTAPVEKSKDDKAAYNNHPVSSGPYKIASYKSGKSLVFERNQYWDPKTDPIRNAYPDSWNFNLGIQQPGLTQRIMAGAGTDKNAIDLSGLADPSQMSSLVSDPQYKSRTVNQYQPYVETLDINTKRITDVRVRQAIAYAFPMSQVQQALGGAAQGDLGTTLLSPTIAGWKAFDPFGKLAKPTGDIDKAKALLAAAGQPHPKLVYPYANTPKWQNASLTIANALEKAGFQVVRKAIDPTSYYTVVGKVNNQYDIYRTGWGADWPNASTVVPPTMDGRNLADGTNNYSFLNDPHINSEIDRIKAETDITKQSNDWRTLSEYSLQKDTAQVPFLFDKYFNIYGSGLGGVTYNSVVGTINANTVFVKQ, encoded by the coding sequence ATGAGAAACAGCAGAGCACGCTTGGCCGCGGCCATCGTGGCGGCCGGCGCGCTGTCGCTCACCGCGGCGTGCAGCAGCGGCGGCGGTGGCGGCGACACGGGGTCCAAGGGTGGGAGTGCCGCTCCCACGAAGGCGCCGGTGCCGAACTACGGTCTGGGCACCGCGGCCGACTCGACCGGTCCCGCTCCCGCGGTCCCGGGCGCGGTCAAGGGCGGCACCGTGCAGGACCTGGACCAGGCAGGTTTCGACTACCTGGACCCGGCCCAGCAGTACGTCAGCGACCAGCTGTCGGTCTCCACCCTGTACTCCCGTACCCTCACCGGGTACAAGATCGACCCCTCCAGCGGGAAGACGATCCTGGTCGGCGACCTCGCCACCGACACCGGCAAGATGTCGGACGGCGGCAAGACCTGGACGTACACCCTGAAGGACGGGCTGAAGTACGACGACGGCACCGCCATCACGTCGAAGGACATCAAGTACAGCATCGAGCGGCTCTACGCCGACTTCGAGACCCAGGGCCCGCAGTACATCCAGTCCTGGCTGTACGGCCCCGACTACCGCAAGCTGTACAAGGGCCCGTACTCCGGCCAGGAGATCCCGGACAGCATCCTGGCGACGCCGGACGCGAAGACCATCGTCTTCCACTTCAAGGACGTCCACACGGACGCCCCGTACGCCATGGCCATGCCGGTGACCGCGCCGGTCGAGAAGTCCAAGGACGACAAGGCCGCGTACAACAACCACCCGGTCTCCTCCGGCCCGTACAAGATCGCCTCGTACAAGTCCGGCAAGTCGCTGGTCTTCGAGCGCAACCAGTACTGGGACCCGAAGACGGACCCGATCCGCAACGCGTACCCGGACTCGTGGAACTTCAACCTGGGTATCCAGCAGCCGGGTCTGACGCAGCGCATCATGGCGGGCGCCGGCACCGACAAGAACGCGATCGACCTGTCCGGTCTGGCCGACCCGTCGCAGATGAGCTCGCTGGTCAGCGACCCGCAGTACAAGTCGCGGACGGTCAACCAGTACCAGCCGTACGTCGAGACCCTCGACATCAACACCAAGCGCATCACCGACGTCCGGGTCCGCCAGGCCATCGCCTACGCGTTCCCGATGTCCCAGGTGCAGCAGGCGCTCGGCGGCGCGGCCCAGGGTGACCTCGGCACCACGCTGCTCAGCCCGACCATCGCCGGCTGGAAGGCGTTCGACCCGTTCGGCAAGCTCGCCAAGCCGACCGGTGACATCGACAAGGCCAAGGCGCTGCTCGCCGCGGCCGGCCAGCCGCACCCGAAGCTGGTCTACCCGTACGCGAACACCCCGAAGTGGCAGAACGCGTCGCTCACCATCGCCAACGCGCTGGAGAAGGCCGGCTTCCAGGTCGTCCGCAAGGCCATCGACCCGACCTCGTACTACACGGTCGTCGGCAAGGTGAACAACCAGTACGACATCTACCGCACCGGCTGGGGCGCGGACTGGCCGAACGCCTCGACCGTGGTCCCGCCGACCATGGACGGCCGTAACCTCGCCGACGGAACGAACAACTACTCGTTCCTGAACGACCCGCACATCAACTCCGAGATCGACCGCATCAAGGCCGAGACGGACATCACCAAGCAGTCCAACGACTGGCGGACGCTGTCGGAGTACTCGCTGCAGAAGGACACGGCGCAGGTGCCGTTCCTCTTCGACAAGTACTTCAACATCTACGGCTCCGGCCTGGGCGGCGTCACCTACAACTCGGTGGTCGGCACGATCAACGCCAACACCGTGTTCGTCAAGCAGTAG
- a CDS encoding ABC transporter permease, producing MTSPSQAAAETGDLTLEPEGTPGAPDGKGPDLAGRTPRQLAWIRFKRDKTGIVCAVVVALFVLIAIAAPLITKLYGKNAYDLYGQDDGLLNSYGLPIGANGGISGDHWFGVEPQLGRDVFALLIYGIRTSLLIALAVTVISVGTGVLFGLTQGYLSGKTDYFMGRFSDFMLSFPSQLFFIAFSPVAISLFVGVGDQEPWWVRPVVLIGVQFLLGWMSIGRLVRAQVLSLREREFVEAARISGASSWRIIRKELLPNISSTILVQSTLMLPVFVTAEAGLSFLGVGILPPTPDWGLMFQTGATFYKSDITFMFFPGIAMVIFVVAFNLLGDSVRDALDPKTLR from the coding sequence ATGACGAGTCCAAGCCAGGCCGCCGCGGAAACCGGCGACCTCACCCTCGAGCCCGAAGGCACCCCTGGAGCCCCGGATGGAAAGGGCCCGGATCTTGCCGGGCGCACGCCCCGGCAACTCGCCTGGATACGCTTCAAGCGGGACAAGACGGGCATAGTCTGCGCGGTGGTTGTCGCACTCTTCGTGCTGATAGCCATCGCGGCACCCCTGATCACCAAGCTGTACGGCAAGAACGCGTACGACCTGTACGGTCAGGACGACGGTCTGCTGAACAGCTACGGTCTGCCGATCGGTGCCAACGGCGGCATCAGCGGCGACCACTGGTTCGGTGTCGAACCCCAGCTGGGCCGCGATGTCTTCGCGCTCCTGATCTACGGCATCCGCACCTCGCTGCTGATCGCGCTCGCCGTGACGGTCATCTCGGTGGGCACCGGTGTGCTCTTCGGCCTGACCCAGGGGTATCTGAGCGGGAAGACCGACTACTTCATGGGCCGGTTCTCCGACTTCATGCTGTCCTTCCCCAGCCAGCTGTTCTTCATCGCCTTCTCCCCGGTCGCCATCTCGCTCTTCGTGGGCGTCGGTGACCAGGAGCCCTGGTGGGTACGCCCGGTCGTGCTGATCGGTGTGCAGTTCCTGCTCGGCTGGATGAGTATCGGCCGGCTCGTGCGCGCTCAGGTCCTGAGCCTGCGCGAGCGGGAGTTCGTCGAGGCCGCCCGGATCAGCGGGGCGTCCTCCTGGCGGATCATCCGCAAGGAGCTGCTGCCCAACATCTCCAGCACCATCCTTGTGCAGTCCACCCTGATGTTGCCGGTGTTCGTCACCGCGGAGGCGGGCCTGTCCTTCCTGGGCGTCGGTATCCTGCCGCCCACTCCGGACTGGGGCCTGATGTTCCAGACCGGCGCCACGTTCTACAAGAGCGACATCACCTTCATGTTCTTCCCCGGCATCGCGATGGTGATCTTCGTGGTCGCCTTCAACCTGCTCGGGGACTCGGTCCGGGACGCTCTCGACCCCAAGACCCTCCGCTAG